One genomic window of Ziziphus jujuba cultivar Dongzao chromosome 4, ASM3175591v1 includes the following:
- the LOC112491441 gene encoding RING-H2 finger protein ATL74, whose protein sequence is MINHEIMSVATHIMVMAIILSVVLLFVGIGLLVIVHVCIVGRAFRSGFGDVSVVERASGGNRSMSRDDLEKLPCYDYITKDTANSSPVDCAVCLETFKMGEKCRLLPFCKHSFHAQCVDEWLLRTPICPICRSSADSRRGGGDESGCFSDISVELRGSQTTTGSSNLGESQRVESNQFSELRDIQTQESIELSVAISESDESQTSIGGNQSISNNIPTALPQEDVPGRLPV, encoded by the coding sequence ATGATCAACCATGAAATTATGAGCGTGGCAACGCATATTATGGTAATGGCAATTATCCTATCGGTCGTATTGTTGTTTGTGGGGATTGGATTGTTGGTCATAGTCCATGTTTGCATAGTAGGAAGGGCTTTCAGAAGCGGGTTTGGTGATGTTTCAGTGGTGGAAAGGGCTAGCGGTGGAAACAGAAGCATGTCAAGGGATGATTTAGAGAAGCTTCCTTGCTATGATTATATAACCAAAGACACAGCGAATAGTAGTCCGGTGGACTGTGCAGTGTGCTTGGAGACCTTCAAGATGGGTGAAAAGTGCAGATTGTTGCCGTTTTGCAAGCACAGTTTTCATGCTCAGTGTGTGGATGAATGGCTTTTAAGGACCCCCATTTGTCCAATCTGTAGAAGCTCTGCAGATTCTCGCAGAGGAGGAGGAGATGAAAGTGGGTGTTTCAGTGATATTAGTGTTGAATTGAGAGGAAGCCAAACAACAACAGGAAGCAGCAATTTGGGAGAGAGTCAAAGAGTAGAAAGTAACCAATTCAGTGAGTTGAGAGACATCCAAACACAGGAAAGCATAGAGTTGAGTGTTGCTATATCTGAATCAGATGAAAGCCAAACAAGTATAGGTGGGAACCAATCCATTTCCAATAATATTCCAACTGCTCTGCCTCAAGAAGATGTTCCAGGAAGACTGCCTGTATGA
- the LOC107415457 gene encoding uncharacterized protein LOC107415457 isoform X1 codes for MRYLPACRPRSGISHKRRRLISLTAKSHSPVTNFLVFFLFLNISSSLPKPYKKSAKFPHTVDCLRTLTLAVMSGKALRDLNNIPGSERKNESSSKGSITKPLVGNANEEWQKKSLVSPAVNGGEISNPVAETVNSEIEYIESENLNDLEDVDSSLKTLLAGLDSKDWVLVCDALNNVRRLSIFHKEEMLSILGDVISLVVKSLKNPRSAVCKTAIMTSADIFNAYNDLIIESLDPLLVQLLLKSSQDKRFVCEAAERALVAMTTWVSPILLLPKLQPYLKNRNPRIRAKASMCFCRSVPRLGVEGIKTYGIDKLIQTAASQLSDQLPESREAARGLLLELQTVYQKSHDLSSMVVSESPETGSWETFCQSKLSPLSAQAVLRVTNISRQGITIGS; via the exons ATGCGGTATCTTCCAGCTTGCCGGCCCAGGTCGGGTATTAGCCATAAGCGGCGTCGTCTCATCTCATTGACTGCCAAGTCTCACTCGCCGGTTACAAATTTCctcgttttctttttatttctcaatATCTCTTCCTCTTTGCCCAAGCCTTATAAGAAGTCTGCTAAATTTCCACACACAGTGGACTGTTTGAGA aCTTTGACGCTAGCAGTGATGTCAGGGAAAGCTCTTAGAGATCTCAATAATATACCTGGATCAGAGAGGAAGAATGAAAGCTCCAGTAAGGGAAGCATTACCAAGCCTTTGGTTGGAAATGCCAATGAAGAATGGCAGAAGAAGTCTTTGGTTTCACCTGCTGTTAACGGCGGTGAAATTTCAAATCCTGTGGCGGAGACTGTAAATTCAGAAATAGAATACATTGAATCTGAGAACTTGAATGACTTAGAAGATGTTGATTCAAGTCTCAAG acGCTATTAGCTGGATTAGACTCTAAAGATTGGGTTCTAGTGTGTGATGCACTCAATAATGTACGTCGATTATCAATATTCCACAAGGAAGAAATGCTCAGTATACT GGGGGATGTGATCTCACTAGTGGTCAAGTCACTGAAGAATCCAAGAAGTGCTGTTTGTAAGACTGCAATTATGACATCTGCAGACATTTTCAACGCTTACAATGATCTCATTATTGAATCACTGGACCCTCTG CTAGTTCAACTACTTCTCAAGTCTTCACAAGACAAGCGATTTGTATGTGAGGCTGCTGAGAGAGCTTTAGTAGCAATGACAACCTGGGTGTCCCCCATACTCTTGTTGCCAAAGTTGCAACCATAtctaaaaaatagaaatccTAGAATCCGAGCAAAGGCATCAATGTGTTTTTGTCGAAGTGTTCCACGACTG GGTGTTGAAGGGATTAAAACGTATGGGATTGACAAATTAATCCAGACAGCTGCATCCCAACTCAGTGACCAGCTTCCTGAATCCAGGGAGGCTGCTAGAGGCCTTCTTCTGGAATTGCAAACTGTTTATCAGAAATCTCACGATCTCTCATCAATGGTGGTATCTGAGAGTCCAGAAACGGGCTCATGGGAGACCTTTTGTCAATCGAAACTCTCCCCTCTCAGTGCGCAAGCTGTTTTACGTGTGACCAATATATCTCGGCAGGGCATTACAATTGGTTCTTGA
- the LOC107415457 gene encoding uncharacterized protein LOC107415457 isoform X2, producing the protein MSGKALRDLNNIPGSERKNESSSKGSITKPLVGNANEEWQKKSLVSPAVNGGEISNPVAETVNSEIEYIESENLNDLEDVDSSLKTLLAGLDSKDWVLVCDALNNVRRLSIFHKEEMLSILGDVISLVVKSLKNPRSAVCKTAIMTSADIFNAYNDLIIESLDPLLVQLLLKSSQDKRFVCEAAERALVAMTTWVSPILLLPKLQPYLKNRNPRIRAKASMCFCRSVPRLGVEGIKTYGIDKLIQTAASQLSDQLPESREAARGLLLELQTVYQKSHDLSSMVVSESPETGSWETFCQSKLSPLSAQAVLRVTNISRQGITIGS; encoded by the exons ATGTCAGGGAAAGCTCTTAGAGATCTCAATAATATACCTGGATCAGAGAGGAAGAATGAAAGCTCCAGTAAGGGAAGCATTACCAAGCCTTTGGTTGGAAATGCCAATGAAGAATGGCAGAAGAAGTCTTTGGTTTCACCTGCTGTTAACGGCGGTGAAATTTCAAATCCTGTGGCGGAGACTGTAAATTCAGAAATAGAATACATTGAATCTGAGAACTTGAATGACTTAGAAGATGTTGATTCAAGTCTCAAG acGCTATTAGCTGGATTAGACTCTAAAGATTGGGTTCTAGTGTGTGATGCACTCAATAATGTACGTCGATTATCAATATTCCACAAGGAAGAAATGCTCAGTATACT GGGGGATGTGATCTCACTAGTGGTCAAGTCACTGAAGAATCCAAGAAGTGCTGTTTGTAAGACTGCAATTATGACATCTGCAGACATTTTCAACGCTTACAATGATCTCATTATTGAATCACTGGACCCTCTG CTAGTTCAACTACTTCTCAAGTCTTCACAAGACAAGCGATTTGTATGTGAGGCTGCTGAGAGAGCTTTAGTAGCAATGACAACCTGGGTGTCCCCCATACTCTTGTTGCCAAAGTTGCAACCATAtctaaaaaatagaaatccTAGAATCCGAGCAAAGGCATCAATGTGTTTTTGTCGAAGTGTTCCACGACTG GGTGTTGAAGGGATTAAAACGTATGGGATTGACAAATTAATCCAGACAGCTGCATCCCAACTCAGTGACCAGCTTCCTGAATCCAGGGAGGCTGCTAGAGGCCTTCTTCTGGAATTGCAAACTGTTTATCAGAAATCTCACGATCTCTCATCAATGGTGGTATCTGAGAGTCCAGAAACGGGCTCATGGGAGACCTTTTGTCAATCGAAACTCTCCCCTCTCAGTGCGCAAGCTGTTTTACGTGTGACCAATATATCTCGGCAGGGCATTACAATTGGTTCTTGA